One region of Microbacterium rhizosphaerae genomic DNA includes:
- a CDS encoding phosphoribosyltransferase: protein MFSDRKDAGQRLGRYLVDEGIRASVVLGLPRGGVPVAAEVASCLGLPLDVIVVRKLGLPYHPEVAMGAIGEDGVRIVDADLIRRLGVTTAQLEAVERRERQTLEARVASLRGSRPRLDLSGKTALIVDDGIATGATASAACAVARRFGAARVIVAAPVGARDAMHQVEGADRVICLRPPADFRAVGEYYRNFDPTTDAEVAAHLDAARVGS, encoded by the coding sequence ATGTTCTCGGATCGCAAAGACGCCGGGCAGCGGCTCGGGCGCTACCTGGTCGACGAGGGGATCAGAGCGTCGGTCGTGCTCGGGCTGCCGCGCGGGGGCGTCCCCGTCGCGGCCGAGGTGGCCTCGTGTCTCGGGCTGCCGCTCGACGTGATCGTGGTGCGCAAACTCGGCCTGCCCTACCATCCCGAGGTCGCGATGGGGGCGATCGGGGAGGACGGCGTCCGGATCGTGGATGCCGACCTCATCCGCCGGCTGGGTGTCACCACGGCCCAGCTCGAGGCCGTGGAGCGCCGCGAGCGCCAGACGCTGGAGGCCCGTGTGGCGAGTCTGCGCGGATCTCGACCGCGTCTGGACCTGAGCGGCAAGACCGCGCTGATCGTCGACGACGGCATAGCGACCGGCGCCACCGCCTCGGCGGCGTGCGCGGTCGCCCGGCGCTTCGGCGCGGCCCGGGTGATCGTCGCCGCCCCTGTCGGCGCACGCGACGCGATGCATCAGGTCGAGGGAGCCGACCGGGTGATCTGCCTGAGGCCGCCCGCGGACTTCCGTGCCGTCGGTGAGTACTACCGGAACTTCGACCCGACGACCGATGCCGAGGTCGCCGCACACCTCGACGCCGCACGGGTGGGATCATGA
- a CDS encoding DUF805 domain-containing protein: MTFPQSISTVFRKYADFTGTASRAEFWWWILFTALVNAALSTLSVWNVSVHSTFPVGPNLTGLWAIAVLVPTLAVTVRRLRSADRSWANLFWLLLPVAGLIILIVLCAQPDRVGTRAHPAASTPL, translated from the coding sequence ATGACATTTCCGCAATCGATCTCGACGGTGTTCCGCAAGTACGCGGACTTCACCGGCACGGCGTCACGCGCGGAGTTCTGGTGGTGGATCCTCTTCACCGCACTCGTGAACGCCGCGCTGAGCACGCTCAGCGTCTGGAACGTGTCCGTGCACTCGACATTCCCCGTGGGACCGAACCTCACGGGTCTCTGGGCCATCGCCGTCCTCGTGCCGACGTTGGCCGTGACCGTGCGCCGACTGCGCTCCGCGGATCGCTCGTGGGCGAACCTGTTCTGGCTCCTGCTCCCCGTCGCAGGACTCATCATCCTCATCGTGCTCTGCGCCCAGCCCGACCGGGTCGGCACGCGCGCGCATCCCGCGGCCTCGACGCCGCTGTGA
- a CDS encoding BON domain-containing protein, with protein sequence MATATDRDLDVQTLVRAELMWTPDVDAAGIGVEVKDGAVTLSGDVDTLAEKLAAEKAAFRVRGVRALVNGLEVRPKTSWWVGETDVAQEVDHALRAASNVPETVKATIAGHAVTLIGEVSREFQRRAAEHAVRNLRGVFSLTNLITLAERPSAPDTEKRIREAIARNAQLDADSIHVAVDGNVVRLTGTVKSWAERHQAAEAAWASPHVTEVRNDIYIVA encoded by the coding sequence ATGGCCACCGCAACTGATCGCGACCTCGACGTGCAGACCCTGGTCCGCGCCGAGCTCATGTGGACCCCGGACGTCGACGCCGCCGGCATCGGGGTCGAGGTGAAGGACGGCGCTGTCACGCTCTCGGGTGACGTCGACACCCTCGCCGAGAAGCTCGCGGCCGAGAAGGCCGCATTCCGGGTGAGAGGAGTCCGCGCACTCGTGAACGGCCTCGAGGTGAGGCCGAAGACCTCGTGGTGGGTCGGAGAGACCGACGTCGCGCAGGAGGTCGACCACGCGCTGCGCGCGGCCAGCAATGTGCCGGAGACCGTCAAAGCCACGATCGCCGGCCACGCGGTGACCCTGATCGGCGAGGTGTCGCGGGAGTTCCAGCGGCGCGCGGCCGAGCATGCGGTGCGCAACCTGCGTGGCGTGTTCTCCCTGACCAATCTGATCACGCTCGCCGAGCGGCCCTCGGCACCGGATACCGAGAAGCGCATCCGCGAGGCCATCGCCCGCAACGCCCAGCTTGATGCGGACAGCATCCACGTCGCCGTCGACGGCAACGTCGTGAGGCTGACCGGCACGGTGAAGTCCTGGGCGGAGCGCCACCAGGCGGCAGAGGCGGCATGGGCTTCACCGCACGTCACCGAGGTGCGGAATGACATCTACATCGTCGCCTGA
- a CDS encoding flavodoxin family protein, with product MRVLVVFETMFGNTKQIAQAVAAGLAASTEVEIHDVGDAPTTLPADLDALILGGPTHVFSLSRPSTRENAARHGGSPEDAPLGIREWMQSLPEHPRPFFFAAFDTRTDMALVPGAASRSATRLARRRGFHVLEPKSFYVQGYRGPLVEGELDRARRWGAELATILTGQGAQSVPPVPGDSDG from the coding sequence TCGAGACGATGTTCGGCAACACGAAGCAGATCGCGCAGGCCGTCGCCGCCGGCCTGGCGGCCTCGACCGAGGTGGAGATCCATGATGTCGGAGATGCGCCGACCACGCTCCCCGCGGATCTCGATGCGCTGATCCTGGGCGGACCGACGCACGTCTTCTCCCTGTCGCGGCCCTCGACACGCGAGAATGCGGCTCGCCACGGCGGCTCGCCCGAGGACGCGCCGCTCGGAATCCGCGAATGGATGCAATCCCTGCCGGAGCATCCGCGACCGTTCTTCTTCGCGGCGTTCGACACCCGGACCGACATGGCCCTCGTCCCGGGCGCCGCATCCCGCAGTGCGACGCGTCTCGCACGCCGGCGGGGGTTCCACGTCCTGGAGCCGAAGAGCTTCTACGTCCAGGGCTACCGGGGTCCGCTCGTGGAGGGTGAACTCGACCGGGCGCGCCGCTGGGGCGCGGAGCTCGCGACGATCCTCACCGGACAAGGCGCGCAGTCGGTCCCGCCCGTGCCGGGCGACAGCGACGGCTGA
- a CDS encoding erythromycin esterase family protein: MSGTSDILSDVRRLAVPLTGAGSFDAIVERARSRRIIAIGEASHGTHEFYTLRALLTRRLIEEAGVTWIGVEGDWPDCWRIDRWVRGLAGPAMDAREVLAGFSRWPTWMWANAEVADFLDWLRAHNLGRPESERVGFYGLDVYSLWDSLARTISWLAERQPDALPVAMKAWRCFAPFDEDPQRYAWETRLVPLSCEDDVVDLLVEVRRRAAADGDDAFDALQNAIVAADAEQYYRAMVRTDRGSWNIRDIHMVDTADRLTEHLGPRAKAAIWAHNTHVGDARATSMRHAGLLNVGQLLRERYGADHVLLVGMASYAGEVTAAQEWGAVEERMPVPAARPGSHEDVLHHAFDGAAVLDFGGGTGAGEAPWLSARAGHRAIGVVYDPAREEGNYVPTVMGRRYDALIWVEQTRALRPLHHETAPEENEFETAPSGY, from the coding sequence ATGAGCGGCACGTCGGACATCCTCTCGGACGTCCGCCGGCTGGCGGTGCCGTTGACCGGGGCCGGATCGTTCGACGCGATCGTCGAGCGTGCGCGATCCCGGAGGATCATCGCGATCGGCGAGGCGTCGCACGGCACGCACGAGTTCTACACGCTGCGAGCGCTGCTGACCCGGCGGCTGATCGAGGAAGCCGGCGTCACGTGGATCGGGGTGGAGGGCGACTGGCCCGACTGCTGGCGGATCGACCGCTGGGTCCGCGGTCTCGCCGGCCCGGCGATGGACGCGCGCGAGGTTCTCGCGGGATTCAGCCGGTGGCCGACGTGGATGTGGGCGAACGCCGAGGTCGCGGACTTCCTCGACTGGCTGCGCGCGCACAACCTCGGTCGACCCGAGAGCGAGCGGGTCGGATTCTATGGGCTCGACGTGTACTCCCTGTGGGACTCGCTGGCGCGGACGATCTCCTGGCTGGCCGAGCGCCAGCCGGACGCACTGCCGGTCGCCATGAAGGCATGGCGCTGCTTCGCGCCGTTCGACGAGGACCCGCAGCGCTACGCGTGGGAGACACGGCTCGTCCCGCTCTCGTGCGAGGACGATGTCGTCGACCTCCTCGTCGAGGTGCGCCGGCGCGCGGCCGCGGACGGCGACGACGCGTTCGACGCGCTCCAGAACGCCATCGTCGCGGCGGATGCCGAGCAGTACTACCGGGCGATGGTGCGCACCGACCGGGGGTCATGGAACATCCGCGACATCCATATGGTCGACACTGCCGACCGGCTCACGGAGCATCTGGGCCCGCGCGCCAAGGCCGCCATCTGGGCGCACAACACGCACGTCGGAGATGCGCGCGCGACATCCATGCGCCATGCCGGACTGCTCAACGTCGGGCAGCTGCTGCGTGAGAGGTATGGCGCCGACCACGTGCTGCTCGTCGGGATGGCGTCGTATGCCGGGGAGGTCACGGCCGCGCAGGAATGGGGAGCCGTCGAAGAGCGGATGCCCGTCCCCGCCGCCCGCCCCGGCAGTCACGAGGACGTGCTGCACCATGCATTCGACGGGGCCGCCGTGCTCGACTTCGGCGGTGGGACGGGCGCCGGCGAGGCGCCGTGGCTCTCGGCGCGCGCGGGACATCGGGCGATCGGCGTGGTCTACGACCCTGCTCGCGAAGAGGGGAACTACGTACCGACGGTCATGGGTCGGCGGTACGACGCGCTCATCTGGGTCGAGCAGACCCGAGCGCTCCGGCCGCTCCACCACGAGACGGCGCCCGAGGAGAACGAGTTCGAGACGGCGCCCAGCGGCTACTGA
- a CDS encoding universal stress protein, translating into MVRRYVVAFDDSHPARLAWEWARTRADAEGVQCVAVHVLADDRGTDDRPPGREPSEAVHLTGEVPETLAAFAGPDDVLVIGTGKTGFAHGRVFGFTGVRIVALAPCPVVVIPDVDLRFRSGVVLGVDGAETAAASAAMAATEAARRGEAVQVISSAGRRGGSDSDDDAVKVAERVIHDGWPQLTVRTRARTADTATALLDAAQAATLLVIDPGLAQSDRRSGGPGDIALDVLFNANAPILITRPRAGDRQPSWVE; encoded by the coding sequence ATGGTGCGGCGATATGTGGTGGCCTTCGACGATTCCCACCCCGCCCGGCTCGCATGGGAATGGGCGCGTACGCGCGCCGACGCGGAAGGCGTGCAGTGCGTCGCCGTGCACGTCCTCGCCGACGATCGGGGGACGGACGATCGCCCTCCGGGTCGCGAACCGTCGGAGGCGGTCCATCTGACCGGCGAGGTTCCCGAGACGCTGGCGGCGTTCGCCGGGCCCGACGATGTACTCGTCATCGGCACGGGCAAGACGGGCTTCGCGCACGGACGTGTGTTCGGATTCACCGGGGTGCGGATCGTGGCCTTGGCGCCGTGTCCGGTCGTCGTGATCCCGGATGTCGATCTCCGGTTCCGCTCGGGCGTCGTTCTGGGCGTCGACGGTGCCGAGACCGCCGCGGCGTCGGCCGCGATGGCTGCCACGGAGGCTGCGCGACGGGGCGAGGCCGTCCAGGTGATCTCATCCGCAGGACGTCGCGGCGGCTCTGATAGCGATGATGACGCCGTCAAGGTCGCGGAGCGCGTCATCCACGACGGATGGCCGCAGCTCACGGTGCGTACGCGAGCGCGGACGGCCGATACCGCGACGGCGCTTCTCGACGCGGCCCAGGCGGCGACCCTGCTCGTGATCGATCCCGGACTGGCGCAATCCGACCGCCGGAGCGGGGGCCCGGGTGACATCGCACTGGATGTGCTGTTCAACGCGAATGCGCCGATCCTGATCACGCGCCCGCGCGCGGGGGACCGGCAGCCGTCGTGGGTCGAATGA
- a CDS encoding cytochrome b N-terminal domain-containing protein: protein MSARQSQSERSPERGVWPSEPPAQPEDEIYTWTGRARRWLLKRLPPDKLLPQDQPSYVASWIYVFGMASLTSLAVVIISGFVLALNGPAWYHLSSLGRFTNSTHLWSVELFFLFMVVHLWGKYWMAAWRGGRVLTWITGVIAFAVSIAAAFTGYLLQTNFDSQWIAFEAKDALNAVGIGAWFNVADLGQMFTWHIVLLPLGVGAVVALHVLLVRMHGVVPPIDAKETDDQLVHPGNESEVSR from the coding sequence ATGAGCGCGCGGCAGTCTCAGTCCGAGCGGTCGCCGGAGCGCGGCGTATGGCCGTCGGAACCGCCCGCTCAGCCGGAGGACGAGATCTACACGTGGACCGGGCGCGCGCGCCGCTGGCTTCTGAAGCGTCTCCCCCCGGACAAGCTGCTCCCCCAGGACCAGCCGAGCTACGTCGCGTCGTGGATCTACGTCTTCGGGATGGCGTCGCTGACGTCCCTGGCGGTCGTGATCATCTCCGGATTCGTACTCGCCCTCAATGGACCGGCCTGGTACCACCTGTCGAGCCTCGGGAGATTCACCAACAGCACGCATCTGTGGAGCGTCGAGCTGTTCTTCCTCTTCATGGTCGTGCACCTCTGGGGCAAGTACTGGATGGCGGCCTGGCGCGGCGGCCGGGTGCTCACCTGGATCACCGGTGTGATCGCGTTCGCGGTCTCGATCGCCGCGGCGTTCACCGGCTACCTCCTGCAGACGAACTTCGACTCCCAGTGGATCGCCTTCGAGGCCAAGGACGCCCTCAACGCCGTCGGCATCGGCGCGTGGTTCAATGTGGCCGACCTCGGGCAGATGTTCACGTGGCACATCGTGCTGCTGCCGCTCGGCGTGGGCGCCGTCGTCGCGCTCCACGTGCTGCTCGTGCGCATGCACGGCGTCGTGCCCCCCATCGATGCGAAGGAGACCGACGACCAGCTCGTCCATCCCGGCAACGAGTCGGAGGTGTCACGATGA